From a region of the Prosthecobacter sp. SYSU 5D2 genome:
- a CDS encoding protein phosphatase 2C domain-containing protein, which yields MTPDGHPTSLSWSGMTHVGRVRKNNEDAFLALAYDAQEVRYLGKVGESTLDHSDFVFAVSDGMGGANAGEFASRTAVARITRLMPKVYRLAAQRLAGGVNDALEEIFSHVHEELNRMGRSYAECSGMGATLSMACFSPGWMHFGHIGDSRIYYLPKEGGMMQVTQDHSYVGWLRRQGKLNEREARNHPGRNVLNQALGAGHQILNPHFGAVSCHPGDKFLLCSDGVMDGLWDNRIAEYLSTPGDQPKAFKIVERAVAESGKDNCTAVVVEFAS from the coding sequence GTGACTCCCGACGGCCACCCTACCTCCCTTTCCTGGTCCGGCATGACCCATGTCGGCCGTGTGCGCAAAAACAACGAAGATGCCTTTCTGGCCCTGGCGTATGATGCCCAGGAGGTACGCTATCTGGGCAAAGTGGGGGAATCCACACTGGATCACAGCGACTTTGTCTTTGCCGTCAGCGATGGCATGGGCGGGGCGAATGCGGGGGAATTTGCCAGCCGCACGGCGGTGGCACGCATTACGCGATTGATGCCAAAAGTTTACCGGTTGGCGGCGCAAAGGCTGGCAGGTGGCGTGAATGATGCGCTGGAAGAAATTTTCAGCCACGTGCATGAGGAGCTGAACCGGATGGGCAGGTCCTATGCAGAATGCTCCGGCATGGGCGCGACGCTGAGCATGGCCTGCTTTTCACCTGGCTGGATGCACTTTGGCCACATCGGCGACAGCCGGATTTATTATCTGCCCAAAGAAGGCGGGATGATGCAGGTCACGCAGGATCACAGCTATGTGGGCTGGCTTCGCCGCCAGGGTAAGCTGAATGAGCGGGAGGCGCGCAACCATCCGGGACGAAATGTGCTGAACCAGGCGCTTGGGGCCGGCCACCAGATACTCAACCCGCACTTTGGTGCGGTGAGCTGTCATCCGGGTGATAAGTTTTTGCTGTGCAGTGACGGTGTTATGGACGGACTTTGGGACAACCGCATCGCCGAATATCTTTCGACACCGGGGGATCAGCCCAAGGCATTTAAAATCGTGGAACGTGCGGTGGCTGAATCAGGCAAGGACAACTGCACCGCCGTGGTGGTGGAGTTTGCGTCCTGA
- a CDS encoding serine/threonine protein phosphatase, protein MVEAKNTARALVRLGYDGRVHKTFRGHMAKERFEHEVRVLNYLEKQGCKFVPKVLETDPEKLHLVTSNCGSRVDHLTEDRLRQLYAELEQYGVRHEDPYTRNVTYSPQLGRFCLIDFEFATILDQPDLGPPPPEPDPDEQGPRGW, encoded by the coding sequence ATGGTGGAAGCAAAAAATACCGCACGGGCACTGGTCCGCCTGGGATACGACGGGCGTGTGCACAAAACTTTCCGGGGGCACATGGCCAAGGAGCGCTTTGAACATGAGGTGCGAGTCTTGAATTATCTGGAGAAGCAGGGCTGCAAATTTGTGCCGAAGGTGCTGGAAACGGACCCTGAAAAACTGCATCTGGTAACCTCCAACTGCGGCAGCCGCGTGGACCACCTGACGGAGGACCGCTTGCGTCAGCTCTATGCTGAACTGGAGCAGTACGGCGTACGGCATGAGGACCCCTACACACGGAATGTCACCTACAGCCCGCAGCTGGGACGGTTTTGCCTGATTGATTTTGAGTTTGCTACCATCCTGGACCAGCCGGACCTGGGGCCGCCGCCGCCGGAGCCAGACCCGGATGAGCAGGGGCCGCGCGGGTGGTGA
- a CDS encoding glutamine synthetase beta-grasp domain-containing protein, translating into MAKYKLEYIWLDGYTPVPNLRSKTQIKEYASFPALEELPLWGFDGSSTQQAEGRSSDCVLKPVAVFPDTTRKNGVLVMCEVMMPDGVTPHPSNSRATILDDPGAWFGFEQEYFLYQDGRPLGFPENGYPAPQGPYYTGVGYKNVGDVARQIVEEHLDLCLDAGINHEGINAEVAKGQWEFQIFGKGSKKCADQMWVARYILIRLCEKYGIDVEFHCKPLGNTDWNGSGMHANFSTDYLRDVGGKEYFEALMAAFAKNLNEHIAVYGPDNHMRLTGLHETQSIDKFTYGIADRGSSVRVPHSFIKNDYKGYLEDRRPNSQGDPYAIASRILATIAEVPKP; encoded by the coding sequence ATGGCCAAATACAAACTCGAATACATCTGGCTCGACGGCTATACGCCCGTGCCAAATCTGCGCAGCAAGACCCAGATCAAAGAATACGCCAGCTTCCCCGCCTTGGAAGAACTCCCTCTTTGGGGCTTTGACGGCAGCTCCACCCAGCAGGCCGAAGGCCGCAGCTCTGACTGCGTGCTGAAGCCCGTCGCGGTGTTCCCGGATACGACCCGCAAAAACGGTGTTCTGGTCATGTGCGAAGTCATGATGCCTGATGGCGTGACTCCCCATCCTTCCAACTCCCGCGCCACCATCCTGGACGATCCGGGCGCCTGGTTTGGTTTTGAGCAGGAATACTTCCTCTACCAGGACGGCCGCCCCCTTGGCTTTCCCGAAAACGGCTACCCGGCTCCCCAGGGCCCTTACTACACCGGCGTCGGCTACAAAAACGTCGGCGATGTCGCCCGCCAGATCGTCGAAGAACACCTCGACCTCTGCCTGGACGCCGGCATCAACCACGAAGGCATCAATGCCGAAGTGGCCAAAGGCCAGTGGGAATTCCAGATCTTCGGCAAAGGCTCCAAGAAGTGCGCCGATCAGATGTGGGTGGCGCGTTATATCCTCATCCGCCTGTGCGAGAAATACGGCATTGACGTCGAATTCCACTGCAAGCCCCTCGGCAACACCGACTGGAATGGCTCCGGCATGCACGCCAACTTCTCCACGGACTATCTCCGTGACGTCGGCGGCAAGGAATACTTCGAAGCCCTCATGGCCGCTTTCGCCAAGAACCTCAACGAGCACATCGCCGTTTATGGTCCGGACAACCACATGCGCCTCACCGGTCTGCATGAGACCCAGTCCATCGACAAGTTCACCTACGGCATCGCTGACCGCGGTTCATCCGTCCGTGTGCCCCATAGCTTCATCAAAAATGACTACAAGGGCTACCTGGAAGACCGCCGTCCGAACTCCCAGGGCGATCCCTACGCCATCGCTTCCCGCATTCTGGCCAC